GCCGACAACGCGGCCGCGGAGTCGTTCAACGCCACCTTCAAACGCGAGACCCTCCAGGGCCGCCGCGCCTTCACCGACAAACGCGAAGCCCGACTCGCCGCATTCCGCTGGCTGCACCGCTACAACACCATTCGACGCCACTCCCGGCTCGGACAGCAATCACCGATCACCTACGAGAAGAACACCCGCCCAGCGCCAGCTACGCTGGCCCCGGCCGCATAACCCCCGTGTCCAGGATCAGGGGTCAAGCCCCGATCCCTGCACGCAGCACAGCGACGAGCGACAGAACCAGCCACGGCCAATGGCGCGGCGACCGAACAAGCGGCTTGCCCGCTGCCACCCGGAAACCGGCAGAGCTGGTCCCTCCCAATGCATAGATCGAGGGCATGATTCCCGCCGCTCTGGGTGGTGTCGATCCCAGTGCTGCCACGGTGCGGCTGGCTGGCTATGGGGATGCTGTCATGGAGCTGGCCGTTCGGGGTCTTGAAGGCAAGACTCTCGACCCTTATCTGGCTGGATGGCGCAAGCGCGTGGTCCCCTCGCTGGGTCACCTTCCGGTTCGCATGATTTCAAACGGTGTGGTCGACCGGACCGTTCACGGCTGGATTGCTGATGAGTGCAGTCTGTCAACGGTCAAGAACAGCCTTGCAATTCTCGTGCGCGTGATGGAGCAAGCGGTGCGCGACGGCGTCCTTGATCGAAACCCGGCGAAGGTGAGCGGATGGCAACGCGAGTATCAGCGCGCGGAAGATGAACTCGATGATCCCCGATCGCTGGCGTTGCCGGATTGGAATGCCCTGACGCGGCTCGCCGACGCACTCGTAGAGCCCTCGGCTGGTCGGTTCCAGGGCTGGGGTGATGTCGTGATCTTTGCTGCCTGTACAGCAGCGCGCATCGGTGAAGTGGCTGGCGTCCGTGCCGGCGATATCGATCTGACGAACTGGACTTGGACAGTCCGGCGACAGACGACGCCCAGCCCTGGAGGTCTCGTAGACAAGGGCACAAAGGGAAAGCGCGCTCGCGTGGTCCCGCTGATCGTGGAGGCGCGGGAGCTGCTCACACGTCGACTCATGCCATGCGATGGCCCAGCCGCCAGACTCTTCACCGGCTCTCGTGGCGGTCGGATCAGCACCGCAGTGCTGCGAGACGCGACCCACTGGGACGAGGTCGTCACGGCTCTGGGCTACGAACATCTGCGTCGCCACGACCTGCGCCACACCGGCCTCACGTGGATGGCTGACGCAGGTGTGCCGGTCCACGTCTTGCGGAAGATCGCTGGGCACGGATCGCTCACCACGACCCAGCGGTACCTGCACCCCGATCGCCAATCGATCAGAGATGCGGGAGCGGCACTGAGTGCACACCTGCAGGCTCGCCGGTCCCCAGATGGTCCCCAGCTACGCGCTGTTTAGCCCGCCAACCAGGTCTACGCCCGGAAACACAAGAGGCCGCTTACCAGGATATATGCTCCGGCTAGCGGCCTCTCTACCTGCCGGGACGGCCGGATTCGAACCGACGACCCCTTGACCCCCAGAGATCGGCAACGCGGTCCGGTGCGGCTCGCACCGCTGGTCGACAGTGCGATGGTGGTCACCATGGTTCCGCTCGGTGTGGTCGGTTGCTGTACTCCGCTGCTGTACCGCTTAGCCTCGCAGGCCGCCAGCCTTCCGCTGCTCAACGGTCTGCATCACTCGGCGCGGCAGGCGGGTGGCTACTTGAAAACGCTAATGACCCCGGTAACGGTACCGACGACGCCACTGACGGTCGCCAGCTTCGCGGATGCCCCAGTCCAGATGCCTTTGGTCTTCTCGCGCCAGCCGAGAGACCACCAGTCACGCCCGAACTTCTGCCACTTGTGCTGTCGAAGATGGCAGCCCAGGACCAAGCCGGCCGAGTTGTTGCGGCAGAACTCGACGACACCGCCCCGCTTCCGGTTGATCGCGCCGCAGTACACGGGCGCTTGGAAGAGGACGAAGAGAATCAGTAGGCCGACGAGCACCGCGTAGAGGCCGGGCCCGACCGCGTTGTTACCGAGAGACAGGAGGAGCACTGCCAGGACGCCATAGCCCCAGTACTGCCAAAGCTTCGACTTTTCGCGCGACGCCATGGGTGCGAAGAGTACCGACGTGATCGCAAAACGTGAAGATCCTTGATCAGTCGACCTTCCGACGGCTGGCCACTTCCAGCGGTATGGATCTCCTTGGCACCTGGAGACGATCGAAGCGGGCTTCACGCCTCCCGACCTGGAACTCAGGCAGCCAGCGTTGGTCAACCTCTGTCGCTACTGGTTCACCTTCCACGGCCTGGCAACGGCCTGATCTTGGTGCCACAGGCCGCGCCGCCGGTCAGCTTGGCCTCTCGGTCGGTCAGTGGCGGCAGCGGCGATCACTCGTACTGTGTCGCCGCTGCCGCCTGAGCAGCCAGCGTGGCTTCACGCCCCCGTGCCTATCGATGTGCTCGCACAGTTCGCGCTCCTCGTACCCGCCAGGAACACCCATGCCGACAGATACCCAGAAGGCTCTCGCGTCTCTCACGTGTCCGCTGCCCGTGAACCATCGCAGCCCCGGGTTCTCTTCGCGAAGCGCCCTCAAGCCGGTCGAGGCAAGCCCCTTCCGTTGGTACTCCTCAGCCGTGTACGGCTTGTCCACCCAAGCCGCTTGGCAGGTCCGGCAAACGATGTACTCGACCACGAAGGCGAACCGGCCGTCCAAGTTCGCTCCTCTACAGCGCCACCCGAAGTACCGGCCCGAGACGGTGTCCTGCCAAGGTGTTTCGAGTGTCGGAAGTTGGCCGACCGAATACCGCGGGCGCCGGTCGACCCGACCTCGCGTCAGGTGGTACAGCGCGGTTCGGATCGGCGTCCGACCGGACGAGCGACCGACGCACGTCAGCGCCTGGTCCCGCAGCCGCTGCACCTCCGGCTCGGTCTCCCTCGTCACGCAAGCAACGCTAGCGGCGGGGCCGACACCGAGCCAGAGCAGTGGA
This sequence is a window from Micromonospora sp. NBRC 110009. Protein-coding genes within it:
- a CDS encoding site-specific integrase, whose protein sequence is MIPAALGGVDPSAATVRLAGYGDAVMELAVRGLEGKTLDPYLAGWRKRVVPSLGHLPVRMISNGVVDRTVHGWIADECSLSTVKNSLAILVRVMEQAVRDGVLDRNPAKVSGWQREYQRAEDELDDPRSLALPDWNALTRLADALVEPSAGRFQGWGDVVIFAACTAARIGEVAGVRAGDIDLTNWTWTVRRQTTPSPGGLVDKGTKGKRARVVPLIVEARELLTRRLMPCDGPAARLFTGSRGGRISTAVLRDATHWDEVVTALGYEHLRRHDLRHTGLTWMADAGVPVHVLRKIAGHGSLTTTQRYLHPDRQSIRDAGAALSAHLQARRSPDGPQLRAV